The Styela clava chromosome 10, kaStyClav1.hap1.2, whole genome shotgun sequence genome window below encodes:
- the LOC120337332 gene encoding uncharacterized protein LOC120337332 gives MFSKTILILSSMVSFVYANQEREVEEFLRDLSFIMEENKDPDFDVLHDDVVSEIRRISEDHGFNTDDVLLDISFLKSLPGIFKSGDARRWTTVNFAYQLACYGGKTGPLLLQALWAYRRFNGYACYCGAGYYFGNYLDATDLCCKGHDSCYERVMKKYNLKYGCDTYTVPYSVSCCKKEKYTKCTDSGPSAGRELCECDQNMARCTAKNAKTYNADLMKNRSKCKNVSGVNRKPMTAWETLKSCKHAFHPNVKFPLTYGSQGSCPNGGSRGSWLWR, from the exons atgtttAGTAAAACGATCTTAATTCTATCCTCTATGGTTTCCTTCGTGTACGCTAATCAAGAACGTGAAGTAGAAGAGTTTCTGAGAGATTTGAGTTTCATTATG GAAGAAAATAAAGATCCAGATTTTGACGTTTTGCACGATGACGTCGTCTCAGAAATTCGCAGAATAAGTGAAGATCACGGATTCAATACGGATGATGTCTTATTGGACATCAGTTTCTTGAAATCGCTTCCTGGAATATTTAAATCAGGAGACGCGAGGAGATGGACGACTGTGAATTTCGCGTATCAGCTTGCCTGTTATGGA GGAAAAACGGGACCACTCCTACTACAAGCATTGTGGGCTTACAGAAGATTCAATGGATATGCATGTTACTGCGGTGCAGGCTACTATTTCGGAAACTATTTGGATGCCACCGACCT ATGTTGCAAAGGACATGATTCCTGCTACGAACGCGTGATGAAGAAATACAATCTTAAATATGGTTGCGATACGTACACTGTCCCTTATAGTGTCTCCTGTTGTAAGAAGGAGAAATATACAAAATGTACGGACTCTGGTCCAA gtgcTGGAAGGGAATTATGTGAATGCGATCAAAATATGGCTAGATGCACGGCTAAGAATGCTAAGACTTATAATGCAGATCTGATGAAAAATAGGAGCAAGTGCAAAAACGTCAGTGGAGTTAACAGGAAACCAATGACTGCCTGGGAAACGCTGAAATCCTGCAAACATGCTTTTCACCCAAATGTTAAATTTCCACTCACATACGG gtcCCAAGGTAGTTGTCCAAACGGTGGAAGTAGAGGTAGTTGGCTTTGGAGATGA